One genomic window of Solanum dulcamara chromosome 10, daSolDulc1.2, whole genome shotgun sequence includes the following:
- the LOC129871751 gene encoding nuclear pore complex protein NUP93A-like codes for MANDVDMSGWSELLHSSSKLLEQAAPSAQFPPLQRNLDQLEALTKKLKAKTLRTEAPTQSIAATRLLAREGINAEQLARDLKSFELKTTFEDVFPAEATTVEEYLQQIHEMAMVSAVQEAQKDNLKNFNDYMMKVLENDWKKEKRDFLQSLSRISTLPRTNISESSPLRGRQGQIASLTYSPQVSSGPSSVEPLALANRSIVDKKAAAYGEVVKNLTSSRERGLPFKPATAFKYALESLGLYASGGKSVGIQKIWHLLSALMGEDSSVQHNVSKKMSLVIGARHHLEWGHEKYIMETIQAHPAQAALGGAVGNLQRIRAFLRIRLRDYGVLDFDAVDARRQPPVDTTWQQIYFCMRTGYYNEAREISLQSRMSHQFAPLLTEWISTGGMVSADMAAVASEECEKMFRLGDRGGRPTYDKKKLLLYTIISGSRRQIDRFLREFPTLFSTIEDFLWFQLSAVRESPDRSSVVLSEGLAPYTLDDLQAYLNKFESSHYTKNGKDPLVYPYVLLLSIQLLPAVLYLSKDMGDEGYNVDAVHMAIVLADYGVLSEGTWVGQKFGVMDAFAEASSIIRQYGSFCLRHGDLLMAFEYYVQAAAAVGGGQLSWSGRGNIDQQRQRSSMLKQLLTELLSRDGGIDILLGPRGTGEEGQLGRFLTDEKTRQQFLLEAARQYQDAGLYDKSIEIQKRVGAFSAALDTINKCLSDAICALARGRLDGESRTSGLILSGNEILEMFKYYPEISPQERENVLAQQIVLRQLEAVLSIHKLARFGNHLDAIKEVAKLPFLPLDPRTPDFATDIFQNLSHHVQACVPDLLKVALHCLDNVKDTDGSLRALRAKIANFLASNLNQNWPRDLYDKVARSL; via the exons ATGGCGAACGACGTAGACATGAGTGGATGGAGTGAGCTTCTACATTCTTCTTCGAAGCTTCTAGAACAAGCTGCTCCTTCTGCTCAGTTCCCTCCGCTTCAG AGGAATTTGGATCAATTGGAAGCATTAACGAAGAAATTGAAAGCTAAAACTTTAAGAACTGAAGCTCCAACTCAATCTATTGCTGCAACCAG GCTTCTAGCTAGGGAGGGCATCAACGCGGAGCAGCTTGCTCGTGATCTCAAGTCTTTTGAGTTAAAG ACGACATTTGAAGACGTTTTTCCTGCGGAGGCAACAACTGTTGAAGAGTATTTGCAACAG ATCCATGAAATGGCAATGGTCTCTGCAGTTCAAGAAGCTCAGAAGGATAACCTAAAAAATTTCAATGATTACATGATGAAAGTTTTGGAG AACGActggaagaaagaaaaaagagactTCCTCCAGAGCCTAAGCCGAATTTCAACCTTACCTAGGACAAATATCAGCGAATCAAGCCCTTTACGTGGTCGTCAGGGACAAATTGCATCTTTGACATATAGCCCTCAGGTTTCATCTGGTCCTTCTAGTGTGGAGCCTTTAGCATTAGCTAATAGGTCCATCGTTGACAAAAAGGCTGCTGCATATGGAGAAGTTGTCAAGAATCTCACTAGTTCAAGAGAGCGTGGTTTACCCTTTAAA CCTGCTACAGCTTTCAAGTATGCTCTTGAGAGTTTGGGTCTTTATGCATCTGGTGGGAAGTCAGTTGGCATTCAGAAGATCTGGCATCTATTGTCG GCTCTGATGGGTGAAGATTCATCTGTCCAACATAATGTTTCTAAGAAAATGTCTTTAGTAATTGGAGCTAGACATCACCTAGAATGGGGTCATGAGAAGTACATCATGGAGACAATTCAAGCCCATCCTGCTCAG GCTGCACTTGGTGGCGCTGTTGGTAATTTGCAGAGAATCCGCGCCTTTCTTAGG ATCCGTCTAAGGGACTATGGGGTTCTTGATTTTGATGCGGTTGATGCCCGTAGACAGCCTCCGGTTGATACGACCTGGCAGCAG ATATATTTTTGCATGAGAACTGGCTACTACAATGAAGCAAGAGAGATTTCCCTACAGTCTCGCATGTCCCACCAGTTTGCTCCTCTG CTTACAGAGTGGATTTCCACTGGAGGCATGGTATCAGCAGATATGGCAGCGGTTGCTTCAGAAGAATGTGAGAAGATGTTTAGATTGGGTGATCGAGGAGGTCGACCCACGTATGATAAGAAAAAGTTGCTACTCTACACCATAATTTCTGGTTCTCGCAGGCAAATTGACAGATTTCTTCGAGAATTCCCTACACTTTTCTCTACTATAGAGGATTTCTTGTGGTTCCAATTATCTGCTGTACGTGAGTCTCCTGACAGGTCTTCTGTTGTCCTAAGTGAAGGGTTGGCACCCTACACTTTGGATGATTTGCAAGCTTACCTAAACAAGTTTGAGTCATCACACTATACTAAGAATGGAAAGGATCCTTTGGTTTATCCATATGTCTTACTTTTAAGCATCCAACTTCTTCCAGCCGTCCTATATTTGTCCAAGGACATGGGAGACGAGGGGTATAATGTAGATGCTGTTCATATGGCTATTGTCTTAGCGGACTATGGGGTACTCTCTGAAGGTACATGGGTAGGTCAAAAATTTGGGGTCATGGATGCTTTTGCTGAAGCCTCTAGCATAATCAGGCAGTATGGATCATTTTGCCTGCGTCACGGTGATCTGTTAATGGCATTTGAGTATTATGTGCAAGCTGCAGCAGCAGTGGGTGGTGGGCAGTTGTCGTGGAGTGGACGTGGTAATATTGATCAGCAAAGGCAAAGGAGCTCAATGTTGAAACAACTTCTTACAGAGCTTTTGTCGCGGGATGGTGGTATTGATATTTTACTTGGTCCCAGGGGTACTGGAGAAGAAGGTCAACTTGGAAGGTTTTTGACTGATGAAAAGACCAGACAACAATTTCTGCTTGAAGCTGCTCGGCAGTATCAGGATGCAGGGCTCTATGACAAG TCCATCGAGATTCAGAAAAGAGTGGGGGCATTTTCAGCTGCATTGGATACGATAAACAAGTGCCTTTCTGATGCAATATGTGCCTTGGCACGTGGAAGATTGGATGGGGAAAGCCGGACTTCTGGGCTCATTCTTTCAGGAAATGAGATCCTGGAGATGTTCAAATATTACCCTGAGATCAG TCCCCAAGAGAGAGAGAATGTGTTGGCACAGCAAATTGTTCTAAGACAGCTGGAGGCTGTGCTATCTATTCATAAGCTTGCAAGATTTGGAAATCACTTGGATGCTATAAAGGAAGTGGCTAAACTCCCATTCCTTCCTTTGGATCCAAGGACTCCGGATTTCGCCACGgatatatttcaaaatttgtCTCATCATGTCCAAGCTTGTGTACCAGACCTCCTAAAAGTTGCACTTCATTGCCTGGACAATGTTAAAGACACTGATGGGTCACTTCGTGCTTTAAGGGCTAAG ATTGCAAACTTCCTCGCAAGCAATTTGAATCAGAATTGGCCTCGTGATCTCTATGACAAGGTTGCTCGCAGTTTGTGA
- the LOC129871755 gene encoding uncharacterized protein At2g39795, mitochondrial gives MRKVPAVLRQARKAIADLDLLKVVQSEINHEFSAKLFQNDESSSFGDFVVDWDSPQSQDVVLRRRCESGEEVAVSAFLGAEGSNENTKFPREAFMKVGVKKPGLRSLLQFDCVATARVGDVEIQNVNYIPSPDLDSSARKGPFISFFRSSDERLQKELHRYLEARGIDKSFTDSLLLHLHKKEQGQYVEWLHKLQGLVTPSESRGERPMQDTDT, from the exons ATGAGGAAAGTACCAGCTGTGTTACGGCAAGCTCGTAAAGCTATTGCAGATTTGGATTTGCTCAAAGTCGTGCAATCTGAAATTAACCATGAATTTTCAGCTAAACTTTTTCAG AATGATGAAAGTAGTAGCTTTGGAGATTTTGTTGTAGACTGGGATTCACCACAATCCCAAGATGTGGTTCTACGCAGGAGATGCGAGTCAGGGGAGGAAGTTGCTGTTTCTGCTTTTTTGGGTGCTGAGGGCTCTAATGAAAATACCAAATTTCCCAGGGAAGCTTTCATGAAAGTAGGTGTGAAGAAGCCTGGTTTGAGATCCTTGCTACAGTTTGATTGTGTGGCAACTGCCCGAGTTGGTGACGTTGAAATTCAAAATGTGAACTACATTCCATCACCAGACCTTGATTCTTCAGCCCGCAAAGGTCCCTTTATCAG TTTTTTCAGGTCATCAGATGAGAGACTTCAAAAAGAGCTCCACAGATATCTAGAAGCAAGAGGAATTGATAAAAGTTTCACGGATTCGCTCTTACTACACTTGCACAAAAAGGAACAAGGTCAATACGTCGAATGGTTGCACAAATTGCAAGGTCTTGTAACGCCAAGTGAATCACGCGGAGAACGCCCTATGCAGGATACAGATACTTGA